One window from the genome of Aeromonas sp. FDAARGOS 1405 encodes:
- a CDS encoding DUF411 domain-containing protein — protein sequence MYKPLLLAMLAGTVSFSALAAEKMTVYKSKYCGCCQSWNEHMEQNGFELEVIETEQLGAVKQQYGIAPELASCHTGIVNGYVIEGHVPAADVQKLLREKPAIRGLTIPGMPQSAPGMDIPGHPYEVLSISNEGATNRWSSYPG from the coding sequence ATGTACAAACCCCTGTTACTGGCCATGCTGGCCGGTACCGTCAGCTTTTCGGCTCTCGCGGCCGAGAAGATGACTGTCTACAAATCCAAATATTGTGGCTGCTGCCAAAGCTGGAACGAGCACATGGAGCAGAATGGCTTCGAACTGGAAGTCATCGAAACCGAACAGCTCGGCGCAGTGAAGCAGCAATACGGTATCGCGCCGGAACTGGCCTCTTGCCATACCGGCATCGTAAATGGCTATGTGATCGAGGGGCATGTACCGGCCGCCGATGTGCAGAAGCTGCTCAGGGAAAAACCGGCGATCCGTGGCCTGACCATTCCGGGCATGCCCCAGAGTGCGCCGGGCATGGATATTCCGGGCCATCCCTATGAGGTACTGAGTATCAGCAACGAGGGCGCGACCAACCGCTGGTCGAGCTACCCCGGCTGA